In Lodderomyces elongisporus chromosome 1, complete sequence, the DNA window GAACTTTCCTCGTCAGTGCCTGTGCCCTCATTATCACCTGTATCTGAAGCTTGTCCAGTTTGTCGGCTTCTTTCCTCTAGTTCAGTCTTTGTAAGACTGCCTCTAACTTGTCTAAAACTCCAGTCGATATCATTGAGGAtcgttttcatttccttgGTGTTCCACAAGTTTGAACAATAATTATTCACCTCCTTTGAGTTTTGACAATGCGCAATGAAAAACTGAGAAGGATTACAAGGGTTTGCCTTGTCTTTGATTGTATCCCTCACTGAATCTTTTATGTAAACTGGAGGATTGGCTTTCAATTCCTTGTTGGTAAGTATGGTACTACTGATGCTTTTGATCAATCTTGAAGTGATCAACTGGTTTATGAATTCTTCATTGTTAAATACCTCAGGAACATCCTTCTTCGTTTTCTGCTTTGTTAATCTCCTCACTTCTTTATCTAGCTTCTTATAGCCAGAATGGtacttgttttcaaaaaactGCGCCTTTAATTGAGCAATTTCTTCAAGGGcctcttctttattctttggtAGTTTCTTGGCCAATTTGTTATTATGTTTCGATGCAAGTAAAAGCTTTTTCGTATGAGGAAATCTTGGAGGTAACTCTTGGAACTTGGCTTCAAGTAAGTCCAACCTCCACATCTGATTATTACCTTTCATATTCCCAATTccttgttgttattttccGGCTCTTCTCCTCTTTAATTTAAATTCGAGAggatgaaataaaaatgtatagaatatagatatataaattagaaaaaagaaagaaaatcaaaaagagtCAACCAACTATACACAAACAGAcacaattttcaattttcaatttgcaataatgaatttgatgatggtgatgagaCACAAGATGAGATCAGAAGCGCGGAAtccgttttttttttttttggctttttttttttgctttttttttcctctggtttatttatttggtCTCAAGACCCCGTCTTGAATTTTGCATCTTCATCTCCATTACATGTACAAGGATGTCGGAGACTAAATCAGTCCAACCAAACCCTAGAAAGAAGCAGAAAGTCgagaaaaccaaaaatgcAGATGGGACTGTACTCTACTATTGTGAATATGTTCTGCCAAAGGATAACAAAAAATGTCGGTTGATGAGAAAGAAGTCAAACAAGTATTGTGCAGAACACATTCTTCATCAGCAAGTACCAAAAGACGCATCTAATTCATCTAATTCACTTACTCTAGAAAGAGTCCCTTGTCCACTTGATCCAAATCATACAATTTGGAAATCTGAGTTGGACACGCATGTACTCAAATGTAATGCAagaccaaaagaaaaccgTGACCCGTGGTTCGAACTCAATTACAATTCGCGACTACAAAGTGGCGGGAGACAAAGAACTCAAAAAGGTGATAATGACAACTTTGAACTTGCTGATGATTTTACCATAACTGAAAGTAAAGTTTTATCTATTATTAATGGTTTGGAGTTTCCAGCACTCGAGCTTCGAGTTTGTGAACATAAAGGGTTGAAACCTCATTTGGAAGAGAGGACATTCCAAAAACACATATTGCAGCAATCTTCACTTATTGGGAATTTGAAGAGGCTTGATATGCTTTCACAAGAGTTTTTTTATATGGAATTCGGTTGCGGGAAAGGAGAACTTTCTAGATATATCAACCAATGCATATTGGAAGATGTCAAGGGCGGAAAacatcaaaagaaaatggaagaGAAGAACTCAATTAAAAATGGTGAAGGTTCACATTATGGATATGGACTTATTGATAGAGGTAAAAATCGACTAAAAGCCGACTCCAAGATTATTACAGATTCCGAAAGCTCCGAAAGCTCTCAAATTTTGCCGCAAATAAAGAGGAGTAAAATAGATATTAAAGATCTTAATGTATCTAAATTCCTTGAAGATGTCGACTATAAAAATGTGGTTACCGTTTCAAAACATTTATGTGGTGCAGCAACAGACCTTACATTAAAACTGTTGCTCAACTCGGACCTATTTTCAAAGGACAAATTTGCCGGGGTATTGATAGCAATGTGTTGTCGTCATGTTTGCTCACATGACCAGTTGCTTCCTCAGTCTAAAAAGTATCTTTTTGATCACGGCTTTGAGTCCAAACAATCATTTAATGTacttaaaaaaattgtgtCGTGGGCAGTGGATGCGAAAGATGATAAACCCACTAGAACTAAATTTAATGAAGGTGATGAGAGTAATGAGAGTAATGAGAGTAACGGAAGAACTGAAACAAATGcaagaaatgaaaacaataaagtCAACGCAATTGATGAGAATCATCCCTCGGGTCTCACTAGCAAGCAAAGACAGGAGTACGGATTAAAAGCTAGGCGGATCATTGACGAAAGCAGAGCTTTTGCTATGAGGTCAATTCTTGGTGAGGATTACAATGTAGAATTATTTTGGTACATCGACGATAACATAACGTTAGAGAATGTTTGCTTGTCAATtgtcaaacaaaaaaacagaatgcaaaaaaatagaaaaggaGAACAGCATCAATTGTGACAAACTATTTGGCCAAAATTAATAAGTCACCagaataatcaacaacagaaatTGCAATAGAAAAACGATCAATAAATGGATAgaactatatatatatatatatatatatatatatgtatttatatatatatatttaaaaaactaaaaataaacaaaagtatTCTTCACTGATGACTAGCATTGTAAAAGCaagtttatttttattgttttaatttttttgttttttcttttttcttcaacactTAGATCTTGTTTTCCTTGACACCGTGTTTCCAGATAGCAACGTATGGAGTGGTACCGTCTTCTCTGTAGTTCAACAAGACAATCATAGCATCTGGGTCCATTGATTCACCAGTGTAGAAGTCCCAGTCACCGAATGAGCCCAAGACTTTCTTGACGTATTTAGTAGCACCCTTCTCGAAAACTTCAACAGCTTCTGGGTCGTGCTCAGCCAAGTAAGCCTTGACTTTCTTCATGTAACCCTTGATGTATGTAGTGAATGATTTTTTGTCGAATTGGGTTTGTTGCAATCTGAAAGAGTAAACAACGTTGTTAACGGTCTCAGCACCATCTTCCAAACCTTCTTCAGCATCTTCAGCTGATGGGTTAGCACCAATATCAATGTCACCATTACCAACAGTGACCATTTGACAGTCGGCTTCGTAGACAGCGTCGTCAACTAATTTAACATCGTAAGCGTCAGAAAGCAATTCATCGCCTGAGATAACGTCTTGGTAAATAATCATTTTGGTACAGTGCTGTGTTTAATAtcgatgatgataatgataatgggATGGAGATGGACGAGATGTtcagttttg includes these proteins:
- the TMA19 gene encoding Ribosome associating protein (BUSCO:EOG09264U81), with the protein product MIIYQDVISGDELLSDAYDVKLVDDAVYEADCQMVTVGNGDIDIGANPSAEDAEEGLEDGAETVNNVVYSFRLQQTQFDKKSFTTYIKGYMKKVKAYLAEHDPEAVEVFEKGATKYVKKVLGSFGDWDFYTGESMDPDAMIVLLNYREDGTTPYVAIWKHGVKENKI
- the TRM13 gene encoding tRNA:m4X modification enzyme, translated to MSETKSVQPNPRKKQKVEKTKNADGTVLYYCEYVSPKDNKKCRLMRKKSNKYCAEHILHQQVPKDASNSSNSLTLERVPCPLDPNHTIWKSELDTHVLKCNARPKENRDPWFELNYNSRLQSGGRQRTQKGDNDNFELADDFTITESKVLSIINGLEFPALELRVCEHKGLKPHLEERTFQKHILQQSSLIGNLKRLDMLSQEFFYMEFGCGKGELSRYINQCILEDVKGGKHQKKMEEKNSIKNGEGSHYGYGLIDRGKNRLKADSKIITDSESSESSQILPQIKRSKIDIKDLNVSKFLEDVDYKNVVTVSKHLCGAATDLTLKSLLNSDLFSKDKFAGVLIAMCCRHVCSHDQLLPQSKKYLFDHGFESKQSFNVLKKIVSWAVDAKDDKPTRTKFNEGDESNESNESNGRTETNARNENNKVNAIDENHPSGLTSKQRQEYGLKARRIIDESRAFAMRSILGEDYNVELFWYIDDNITLENVCLSIVKQKNRMQKNRKGEQHQL